In endosymbiont of unidentified scaly snail isolate Monju, the following are encoded in one genomic region:
- a CDS encoding rhodanese-like domain-containing protein: MQQYLEFAANHPVLIGAFVLILGALIWNLLREGTSGLNIGPAEATLKINHEDAVVVDVRSIKEFSEGHILHAENIPLNGLKNQLPALEKYRQRPIIMVCRSGSRSGVAATTLRKAGFEQVYNLRGGMLAWESAGLPVTHR; this comes from the coding sequence ATGCAACAGTACCTCGAATTCGCGGCCAATCACCCTGTGCTGATCGGCGCCTTCGTGCTCATCCTGGGCGCCCTGATCTGGAACCTGCTGCGCGAAGGCACCAGCGGCCTGAACATCGGCCCGGCCGAGGCCACACTCAAGATCAACCACGAGGATGCCGTGGTGGTGGACGTGCGCTCGATCAAGGAATTTTCCGAAGGCCACATCCTGCATGCCGAGAACATCCCGCTCAACGGGTTGAAGAACCAGTTGCCGGCGCTGGAGAAGTACCGCCAGCGCCCGATCATCATGGTGTGCCGCAGTGGCTCCCGATCGGGCGTGGCCGCCACCACCCTGCGCAAGGCAGGTTTCGAGCAGGTGTACAACCTGCGTGGCGGCATGCTGGCCTGGGAAAGCGCCGGCCTGCCGGTGACACACCGCTAA
- the secB gene encoding protein-export chaperone SecB translates to MTDDAQAENAPQFAIQRIYVKDLSFESPNAPQIFLEDGAPEIQVGLQTEVTALGDETYEVVLTVNVEARLAERTIYLVEVQQAGIFLARNFPEDQLGPLLGIGAPNALLPYARELISDLTTRGTFAPFILQPVNFEAMYAQQQADAPTDEPATH, encoded by the coding sequence ATGACCGATGACGCACAGGCCGAGAACGCCCCTCAGTTTGCCATTCAGCGGATCTATGTGAAGGATCTGTCCTTCGAGTCGCCCAATGCCCCACAGATCTTCCTGGAGGACGGCGCGCCCGAGATCCAGGTCGGATTGCAGACCGAGGTGACCGCCCTTGGTGACGAGACCTACGAGGTGGTGCTCACCGTAAATGTGGAGGCCAGGCTCGCCGAGCGCACCATCTACCTGGTGGAGGTGCAACAGGCCGGTATCTTCCTGGCCCGCAACTTCCCCGAGGACCAGCTGGGCCCCCTGCTCGGCATCGGTGCCCCCAACGCCTTGCTGCCCTATGCGCGCGAATTGATCTCGGACCTGACCACCCGCGGCACCTTCGCGCCGTTCATCCTGCAGCCGGTCAACTTCGAGGCCATGTACGCCCAGCAGCAGGCCGACGCGCCGACCGACGAGCCTGCCACCCACTGA